A single region of the Thermococcus paralvinellae genome encodes:
- the ndk gene encoding nucleoside-diphosphate kinase has protein sequence MADNKVERTLVIIKPDAVVRGLIGEIISRFERKGLKIVGMKMIHIDRELAEKHYEEHKGKPFFNALIDYITKAPSIVMVVEGRYAISVVRKMAGATDPKDAEPGTIRGDLGLDVGDAIYNVVHASDSPESAEREISLYFKPEEIFEYSKAADWFYKTHWDKEKGEWIE, from the coding sequence ATGGCTGACAATAAGGTTGAGCGCACATTAGTAATAATAAAGCCAGATGCCGTTGTTAGAGGATTAATTGGAGAAATCATCTCGAGATTTGAAAGGAAAGGTCTTAAAATTGTTGGGATGAAGATGATTCACATTGATAGAGAGCTGGCAGAGAAGCACTATGAGGAACACAAAGGGAAGCCATTCTTCAATGCTCTCATTGACTACATAACAAAGGCTCCCAGTATTGTTATGGTCGTTGAAGGCCGTTACGCTATCAGCGTTGTGAGAAAGATGGCTGGTGCAACTGATCCAAAAGACGCAGAGCCCGGAACAATTAGAGGTGATTTGGGCTTGGATGTTGGAGATGCAATTTACAATGTTGTCCATGCAAGTGACAGCCCAGAGAGCGCAGAGAGAGAAATAAGCCTCTACTTCAAGCCTGAAGAAATTTTTGAATATTCAAAAGCTGCCGACTGGTTCTACAAGACGCACTGGGATAAAGAGAAAGGGGAGTGGATTGAGTAA
- a CDS encoding bifunctional L-myo-inositol-1-phosphate cytidylyltransferase/CDP-L-myo-inositol myo-inositolphosphotransferase, whose protein sequence is MVPEKAVILAAGLGTRLGKLTEETPKGLLKVAGREILYRTMKVLQELGVREFIIITNPKYETKFRKFAEKNGFNARIIINEHPEKGNGYSLYLAKDWVDGRFILVMSDHIYERAFLVKAAEGEGPIVDEAPRYISIDEATKVKIKDNRVEDIGKHLKEFDAIDTGFFVLTPEIFEVADEILSEKGKAELSEIVKKAKLKVTFVSGFFWMDIDTPQDIKKARKLIVQTSVKGSGDGFISRHLNRKISTRISTLLVDYVTPNQMTVVTFLLGILSALVNFISVPLAGITYQISSILDGVDGEIARASMKTSRFGGYVDSILDRYVDFAFLLTLAYVTIKEPLWWAIAVTAIFGSAMVSYSTERYKAAYGSDIYSDIPTMRYLIGKRDERIFLTMLFCLAGQIKALFALLAILANLRIAATVWLVWKLKNNAHKCNYHDI, encoded by the coding sequence ATGGTTCCAGAGAAGGCAGTAATTCTTGCAGCTGGACTTGGAACAAGGTTGGGAAAGCTAACTGAAGAAACTCCCAAAGGCCTTCTAAAAGTTGCTGGGAGAGAAATCCTTTATAGAACTATGAAAGTTCTCCAAGAACTAGGCGTTAGGGAGTTCATAATCATCACAAATCCAAAATATGAGACTAAATTTAGGAAATTTGCTGAGAAGAACGGCTTTAATGCTCGAATAATAATAAACGAACATCCGGAGAAAGGCAATGGATATTCCCTTTATCTAGCCAAAGATTGGGTTGATGGAAGGTTCATCCTTGTGATGAGTGATCATATTTATGAGAGGGCATTTCTTGTGAAAGCAGCAGAAGGAGAGGGGCCAATAGTTGATGAAGCGCCAAGATATATTAGCATTGATGAGGCAACAAAGGTTAAAATCAAAGATAACCGTGTGGAAGACATTGGAAAGCACCTCAAGGAGTTTGATGCTATTGATACTGGATTCTTTGTCTTAACTCCCGAGATATTTGAGGTTGCTGATGAAATTCTGTCAGAAAAAGGAAAAGCCGAGCTGAGTGAGATTGTAAAAAAAGCAAAGCTCAAAGTAACTTTTGTGAGTGGATTTTTCTGGATGGACATTGACACTCCACAGGATATTAAAAAAGCCAGGAAGCTGATAGTTCAGACCTCTGTAAAAGGGAGTGGAGATGGCTTCATATCGAGGCATTTGAACAGAAAGATTTCCACGAGAATAAGCACTCTCCTCGTTGATTATGTTACTCCAAACCAGATGACCGTTGTAACTTTCTTGCTTGGCATTTTATCAGCCCTAGTGAATTTTATCAGCGTCCCTTTGGCTGGGATTACGTACCAAATAAGCTCTATTCTTGACGGTGTTGATGGGGAGATTGCACGTGCAAGCATGAAGACGAGCAGATTTGGTGGTTATGTGGACTCAATTCTTGACAGATACGTAGACTTTGCATTTCTGCTCACATTGGCTTATGTTACAATTAAAGAACCGCTCTGGTGGGCAATAGCTGTGACAGCAATCTTTGGCTCTGCAATGGTGAGCTATTCAACGGAGCGCTATAAGGCAGCATATGGAAGCGACATTTACAGCGACATCCCCACAATGCGATACCTTATCGGAAAGAGGGACGAGAGGATATTCCTAACAATGTTATTCTGCTTAGCTGGGCAAATAAAAGCTCTCTTTGCTCTATTAGCGATCTTAGCAAATCTTAGAATAGCGGCGACAGTTTGGCTGGTTTGGAAGTTAAAGAACAATGCACATAAGTGTAACTATCACGATATCTAA
- a CDS encoding DUF72 domain-containing protein: MIFVGTCGFCEARKKYFQDFKTVEIQQTFYRILEEKTLKKWRSEAPEGFVFSIKAFQGITHPANSPTWRRSNVKPSKDVGLLKPTNEVFKYWEITLNEARILNARFILIQLPKSFKETEESFANAEKFFSKISRDIEIAVELRGWSEKGIKKFVREFDVIDVTDPLIRKPLHRGDINYYRLHGAYENGRIIYKHKYTDEELEKIAERVKEWNKKESYIYFNNVYMCDDAKRFRDLI, translated from the coding sequence ATGATTTTTGTTGGCACCTGTGGCTTTTGTGAAGCAAGAAAGAAGTACTTTCAAGATTTTAAGACAGTTGAAATTCAGCAGACTTTTTACCGAATTTTGGAAGAAAAGACCCTCAAAAAGTGGAGGAGCGAAGCACCTGAAGGATTTGTGTTTTCAATCAAGGCTTTTCAGGGAATAACACATCCAGCCAATAGTCCAACGTGGAGGAGGAGCAACGTTAAGCCAAGCAAAGATGTTGGACTTTTAAAGCCCACCAATGAGGTCTTCAAGTATTGGGAGATAACACTCAACGAAGCAAGAATTTTGAACGCAAGATTCATTTTAATTCAGCTTCCCAAAAGTTTTAAGGAAACCGAAGAAAGCTTTGCCAATGCAGAAAAGTTCTTCTCAAAGATAAGCAGGGACATTGAGATAGCTGTTGAGCTTAGAGGCTGGAGCGAGAAGGGGATAAAGAAATTCGTGAGAGAATTTGATGTCATTGATGTAACAGACCCTCTCATCAGAAAGCCGCTCCACAGAGGAGACATCAATTACTATCGCCTTCATGGGGCATACGAAAACGGAAGGATAATTTACAAGCACAAATATACTGATGAAGAGCTTGAAAAGATTGCAGAACGAGTGAAAGAGTGGAACAAAAAGGAAAGCTACATTTACTTTAACAACGTCTATATGTGTGATGATGCGAAGAGATTCAGAGATTTAATATAA
- a CDS encoding diphthine--ammonia ligase, which yields MRIAALFSGGKDSTYALYWAMQQGFDVKYLVSIHSKSEESYMYHVPNIHLTDLQAEAIGIPLIKGYTTGEKEKEVEDLKRVLEGLDIDGVVAGALESEYQRVRIERVCHELGLRSYTPLWHKNPEMLLRDMLHAGFEIVIVGVSAYGLDKKWLGRIIDEKAIEELKELNRKYGIHIGGEGGEFETFVKDAPFFKAKIVFDDVEKVWDEYTYSGVLVVKRTHLEWK from the coding sequence ATGAGGATAGCGGCTTTATTTTCGGGAGGAAAGGACTCAACTTATGCCTTATATTGGGCAATGCAGCAGGGATTTGATGTAAAATATTTGGTTAGCATTCACTCTAAAAGTGAAGAGAGCTATATGTATCATGTCCCGAACATTCATCTAACAGATTTGCAGGCTGAGGCGATAGGAATTCCCCTAATCAAAGGGTACACTACTGGAGAAAAAGAAAAGGAAGTTGAGGACTTAAAGAGGGTTCTTGAAGGCTTGGACATTGATGGAGTTGTTGCTGGAGCTTTGGAGAGCGAATACCAGAGAGTGAGGATTGAGAGGGTTTGTCATGAGCTTGGGTTGAGAAGCTATACTCCCCTGTGGCACAAGAACCCAGAAATGCTTTTGAGGGATATGCTTCATGCCGGCTTTGAGATTGTGATAGTTGGAGTATCTGCTTACGGTCTGGATAAGAAGTGGCTTGGAAGGATTATTGATGAAAAAGCCATTGAGGAGCTTAAAGAGCTGAACAGAAAATATGGCATTCACATTGGAGGGGAGGGCGGGGAATTTGAGACCTTCGTTAAGGATGCGCCGTTCTTCAAAGCGAAGATAGTTTTTGATGATGTTGAGAAAGTTTGGGACGAATACACCTATTCAGGAGTTTTGGTTGTTAAGAGAACTCATTTGGAATGGAAATAG
- a CDS encoding ATP-binding protein encodes MYEQFVNRENELEALRKAYISRRKELIIVYGRRRVGKTALVQKSVKSLNHIYFFAEETLEEENLLMFRKLTAEVLGNPIIAKAELSWEELFELLDGSNVIVIIDEFPNLIKSNRAIISKFQKIWDSSKNLKLVLTGSSISIMESQVLGYKSPLYGRRTLSIKLEPLKFFHLREFFPEKSWEELVRIYGITDGIPAYIKEVQFRLSAGEKLEGVFQPNKPLFDEAEFLLRTELREPARYFAILKAIAFGKTKFGDIVSFTGLPSSTVSQYLSNLQTLHIVEERHPVGEPERRRNARYYLSDLYFNFWFRFVYPNRSQLLEFGYIENFEEEYNQYLGFVFEKVAEQFLRELNRRGKLPFKFTKIGKWWRKNEEIDLVALNEREKRALFVEVKWKELSEREARGILKDLERKSGLVGLDDWEKSYGLVAKRIERKERLREEGWLVWDLEDFERLIGKKDEK; translated from the coding sequence ATGTATGAACAATTTGTGAACCGTGAAAATGAGCTTGAGGCATTGAGAAAAGCATACATCAGCAGAAGAAAGGAGCTTATAATTGTTTACGGACGCAGAAGAGTGGGAAAAACCGCTCTCGTTCAAAAATCCGTGAAGAGTCTTAACCATATTTATTTTTTCGCCGAAGAAACACTTGAAGAAGAAAATCTTCTGATGTTCAGGAAATTAACTGCTGAAGTTCTTGGAAATCCCATCATAGCAAAGGCAGAACTCTCGTGGGAGGAGCTTTTCGAGCTTCTTGATGGTTCAAATGTCATTGTGATAATAGATGAGTTTCCGAACCTTATTAAGTCCAACAGGGCAATAATCTCAAAGTTTCAAAAGATTTGGGACAGTTCAAAAAACCTTAAGCTCGTCCTCACAGGTTCTTCAATAAGCATCATGGAAAGCCAAGTTCTCGGATACAAAAGTCCGCTCTATGGAAGGAGAACTCTCTCAATAAAGCTTGAACCCTTAAAATTCTTCCATCTGCGCGAGTTTTTCCCTGAAAAAAGCTGGGAAGAACTCGTTAGAATTTACGGCATAACAGATGGCATCCCGGCTTATATAAAGGAGGTTCAGTTCAGGCTGAGCGCTGGAGAGAAGCTTGAAGGGGTATTCCAGCCAAATAAACCCCTCTTTGATGAGGCGGAATTTTTGCTTAGAACAGAACTGAGAGAGCCGGCGCGCTACTTCGCAATACTCAAGGCAATAGCCTTTGGCAAGACAAAGTTCGGCGATATAGTGAGCTTTACGGGTTTGCCAAGTTCGACGGTCTCCCAATATCTCAGCAACCTCCAGACCCTTCACATAGTCGAGGAGAGGCATCCTGTTGGGGAACCCGAACGGAGGAGGAACGCACGCTACTACCTCAGCGACCTCTACTTTAACTTCTGGTTCCGCTTTGTCTACCCCAACCGCTCTCAGCTTCTTGAGTTCGGATATATTGAGAACTTTGAGGAGGAGTATAACCAGTATTTGGGCTTCGTTTTCGAAAAGGTTGCCGAGCAGTTCCTCAGGGAGCTGAACAGGAGGGGAAAGCTCCCATTTAAGTTCACGAAGATCGGGAAGTGGTGGCGTAAGAATGAGGAGATTGACCTTGTTGCGTTGAATGAGCGAGAAAAGAGGGCGTTATTTGTAGAGGTGAAGTGGAAGGAGCTGAGCGAGAGGGAAGCGAGGGGGATCTTGAAGGACTTGGAGCGAAAAAGTGGGCTAGTTGGGCTGGACGATTGGGAGAAAAGCTATGGATTGGTTGCTAAAAGGATTGAGAGGAAGGAAAGGTTAAGGGAGGAGGGCTGGCTGGTCTGGGACTTGGAGGATTTCGAAAGGCTTATTGGAAAGAAGGACGAAAAATGA
- the gyaR gene encoding glyoxylate reductase, which yields MKKPKVFITRKIPETGINMIKQYYEVEVWRDENEPPRDVLLEKVRNVDALVTLLSDKIDREIFDNAPRLKIIAQYAVGYDNIDIEEATKRGIYVTNTPDVLTEATADFAWTLLLATARHLVDADKFVRSVEWKKRGVAWHPLMYLGYDVYGKTIGIIGFGRIGQAIARRAKGFNMRILYYSRTRKPEKERELGAEFKPLDELLRESDFVVLAVPLTNETYHMINEEKLKLMKPTAILVNIARGKVVDTKALIKALEEGWIAGAGLDVFEEEPYYNEELFKMKNVTLAPHIGSATYGARYAMAELVARNLIAFAKGEVPSTLVNREVLNVRKPGFGR from the coding sequence ATGAAGAAACCCAAGGTGTTCATCACCAGAAAAATTCCAGAGACTGGAATCAATATGATCAAACAGTATTATGAGGTAGAAGTCTGGAGAGATGAAAATGAGCCCCCGAGAGACGTCCTGCTTGAGAAAGTTAGAAATGTTGATGCCTTAGTAACTCTGCTGAGCGACAAAATTGACAGAGAAATTTTTGACAATGCTCCAAGGCTTAAAATCATTGCCCAATACGCTGTCGGCTATGACAACATTGACATTGAAGAGGCTACAAAAAGAGGAATTTATGTCACCAATACGCCAGACGTTTTAACCGAAGCTACAGCGGATTTCGCTTGGACTTTGCTTTTAGCAACAGCAAGGCATTTAGTTGATGCAGATAAATTTGTGAGGAGTGTGGAATGGAAGAAAAGGGGAGTTGCATGGCATCCGCTCATGTATCTCGGCTATGATGTTTATGGGAAGACAATCGGAATAATAGGATTTGGAAGAATAGGGCAGGCGATAGCGAGAAGGGCTAAAGGCTTTAACATGAGAATCCTTTATTATTCTCGCACAAGAAAGCCTGAAAAAGAGAGGGAACTTGGAGCTGAGTTTAAACCGTTAGATGAGCTGCTTAGGGAGAGCGACTTCGTGGTTTTAGCAGTTCCATTAACAAATGAAACCTACCATATGATAAACGAGGAGAAGCTTAAGCTCATGAAGCCAACGGCAATACTTGTCAATATTGCAAGAGGAAAGGTTGTTGATACAAAAGCCTTGATTAAAGCTCTCGAAGAGGGCTGGATTGCTGGAGCGGGCTTAGATGTCTTTGAAGAAGAACCTTACTATAATGAGGAGCTTTTCAAGATGAAGAATGTAACTCTCGCTCCCCACATAGGCAGTGCAACTTATGGAGCAAGATATGCAATGGCAGAGCTTGTTGCAAGGAATTTGATAGCCTTCGCTAAAGGTGAAGTTCCGTCGACACTTGTGAATAGAGAAGTGCTGAATGTTAGGAAGCCTGGATTCGGCCGATGA
- a CDS encoding aminotransferase-like domain-containing protein: MDYNKFLAGRANWIKGSALAEVMKKAAELQSKGKNLISLAAGDPDPNLIPREVLGELAKEVLTNIPSSVMYTPANGIPELREEVAKFLRKYEHIEVSPGEIIITVGGTGALDLLGRVLIDPGDVVITENPSYINTILAFEQLGAKVEGVPVDTEGMKIDILEEKIRALRSKGQKLKFIYTIPTGQNPMGVTMSEERRKALLEIASEYDLLIVEDTAYNFMKYEDREIRPLKALDKEGRVIVAGTLSKVLGTGFRIGWVIAKGEIRDKVLMEKSPIDFCAPTISQYIALEYLKRGYFEEYHLKRALQGYKEKRDVMINALQEHLPNAEFTKPIAGMFVMLFLPENADGMAFASELMEKKGVVVVPGKPFYTDESGRNTIRLNFSRPSKEDIDEGIKRLAELYNEEF, from the coding sequence ATGGACTATAATAAATTTTTGGCTGGAAGGGCCAACTGGATTAAAGGGTCAGCACTGGCAGAAGTTATGAAAAAAGCTGCAGAGCTCCAGAGCAAAGGGAAGAACCTCATCTCTTTAGCTGCTGGAGATCCGGATCCTAATTTAATTCCAAGAGAAGTTTTGGGAGAGCTTGCAAAGGAAGTTTTGACTAATATTCCCAGCTCTGTCATGTACACCCCAGCAAATGGAATTCCTGAACTCAGAGAAGAGGTTGCTAAATTCCTCAGAAAGTATGAGCATATAGAGGTTTCTCCAGGAGAGATAATAATAACTGTAGGAGGCACTGGAGCTCTTGATTTGCTTGGAAGAGTTCTTATCGATCCTGGAGATGTTGTAATCACTGAGAATCCGAGCTACATCAATACAATACTGGCGTTTGAGCAGCTTGGGGCGAAGGTTGAAGGGGTTCCTGTTGACACTGAGGGCATGAAAATAGACATTCTTGAAGAAAAGATTAGAGCACTCAGATCTAAAGGACAAAAGCTGAAGTTCATCTACACAATTCCAACAGGCCAGAACCCTATGGGAGTAACAATGAGTGAAGAGAGAAGAAAAGCCCTCCTTGAAATCGCGAGTGAGTATGACCTTTTAATAGTTGAGGATACAGCATATAATTTCATGAAATACGAAGACAGGGAAATAAGACCATTGAAGGCGCTTGATAAAGAGGGAAGAGTCATTGTGGCTGGAACACTGAGTAAGGTTCTTGGAACAGGTTTTAGGATTGGGTGGGTAATAGCGAAAGGAGAGATCAGGGATAAAGTTCTGATGGAGAAGTCTCCAATAGACTTCTGTGCTCCAACAATTTCTCAATACATTGCCCTGGAATATTTGAAGAGAGGATATTTTGAGGAATACCATCTAAAAAGAGCACTCCAAGGTTATAAAGAGAAACGAGATGTCATGATAAACGCTCTCCAGGAACATCTGCCTAATGCAGAATTCACGAAGCCAATAGCTGGGATGTTTGTTATGCTGTTTCTTCCAGAAAATGCCGACGGAATGGCCTTTGCAAGTGAGCTGATGGAGAAGAAAGGAGTTGTTGTGGTTCCAGGAAAGCCATTTTACACAGATGAAAGTGGAAGGAATACAATAAGGCTTAACTTCTCAAGACCAAGCAAAGAGGACATTGATGAGGGTATAAAGAGGCTTGCAGAACTCTATAATGAGGAATTCTAA
- the infB gene encoding translation initiation factor IF-2: protein MKRIRQPIIAVLGHVDHGKTTLLDKIRKTNVAGKEAGGITQHIGATEVPIDVVKQIAGPLLKLWKGEIKLPGLLFIDTPGHEAFTSLRARGGSLADLAILIVDINEGFQPQTIESIEILRRYKTPFIVAANKIDRIKGWKIQEWEPFLVNIKKQDQRAVQELETKLWELIGKFYEIGFQANRFDRVQDFTRELAIVPISAKYGIGVPELLVLIAGLSQKYLEQKLKIEVEGPARGTILEVREEPGLGTTIDVIIYDGTLHKDDTIVVGGKDKAIVTKIRALLKPKPLDEIRDPRFRFDQVDEVVAAAGVKIAAPNLEEALAGSPVIACRSEEEIEKAKQEILNQIKSVVISTDKVGVIVKADTLGSLEALSKELQEKNIPIRKADVGNISKTDVMEALSVKEEKPLYGVVLGFNVKVNEDAEEIAKAKGVPIFVGNIIYKIIEDYEAWVKAEEEKRKKELLAKTIFPGVIRLFPDERYVFRRSHPAIVGVEVLEGRIKPGYTLIKQNGQKVGTIKSIKSKNDFLQEAKKGEAVAIAIDGAIVGRHIHPGEILYVDLSRDDAIRLVKELRDMLDETDIKALKMIAKVKAREDPFWAAL from the coding sequence ATGAAAAGAATTAGGCAACCAATTATAGCTGTTCTTGGTCATGTTGATCACGGTAAGACGACTCTGCTTGACAAAATCCGTAAAACAAATGTTGCTGGTAAGGAAGCGGGAGGAATAACCCAACACATAGGTGCAACTGAAGTTCCTATTGATGTTGTTAAGCAAATTGCTGGACCTCTCTTAAAGCTCTGGAAGGGCGAGATAAAGCTTCCTGGCTTGCTGTTCATTGACACTCCCGGTCACGAGGCATTCACAAGTTTGAGAGCGAGAGGTGGTAGCTTAGCTGATTTAGCCATTCTCATTGTAGACATAAATGAGGGTTTTCAACCCCAGACCATTGAGAGCATTGAAATCCTGAGAAGATATAAAACGCCTTTCATAGTCGCTGCTAACAAGATTGACAGAATCAAGGGCTGGAAAATTCAAGAATGGGAACCATTCTTAGTAAACATCAAAAAGCAAGATCAGAGAGCTGTACAGGAGCTTGAAACAAAGCTCTGGGAGCTTATTGGAAAGTTTTATGAGATTGGCTTCCAGGCGAACAGGTTTGATAGGGTTCAGGACTTTACACGTGAGTTGGCTATCGTTCCAATTTCAGCCAAGTATGGAATAGGCGTTCCAGAGCTTTTAGTCCTCATAGCTGGTTTATCTCAGAAATACCTAGAACAGAAGCTCAAGATTGAGGTCGAGGGTCCAGCGAGAGGAACGATCCTTGAGGTTAGGGAGGAGCCGGGATTAGGAACAACTATTGACGTCATAATCTATGATGGAACCCTTCATAAAGACGATACCATAGTGGTCGGTGGAAAAGATAAGGCAATTGTAACAAAAATCAGGGCATTGCTTAAGCCAAAACCCTTGGATGAGATTAGAGATCCAAGATTCCGCTTTGATCAAGTTGATGAAGTTGTTGCAGCAGCGGGTGTTAAGATAGCAGCTCCAAACCTTGAAGAAGCCTTAGCAGGTTCACCAGTGATAGCATGCAGGAGCGAAGAGGAAATCGAGAAAGCGAAGCAGGAGATTCTTAACCAGATTAAGAGCGTTGTCATAAGTACTGATAAGGTTGGTGTAATAGTTAAGGCTGATACCCTTGGAAGCCTTGAAGCGTTAAGCAAAGAGCTCCAAGAGAAAAATATCCCAATTAGAAAAGCTGATGTCGGAAATATAAGCAAAACCGACGTCATGGAGGCTTTAAGTGTAAAAGAGGAGAAGCCTCTCTACGGCGTTGTCCTCGGATTCAACGTCAAAGTTAACGAAGATGCAGAGGAAATTGCGAAAGCCAAGGGTGTTCCCATCTTCGTTGGAAACATTATCTATAAGATAATTGAGGACTACGAAGCATGGGTAAAAGCGGAAGAAGAGAAGAGGAAAAAAGAACTGCTAGCTAAGACAATATTTCCAGGTGTTATAAGACTGTTCCCAGATGAGCGTTACGTCTTCAGGAGAAGTCATCCGGCAATAGTTGGTGTTGAGGTTCTTGAGGGGAGAATTAAGCCCGGCTATACATTGATAAAGCAAAACGGACAGAAGGTCGGAACAATAAAATCTATTAAATCCAAGAATGACTTCCTCCAAGAGGCAAAGAAGGGAGAAGCTGTTGCAATAGCCATAGATGGAGCAATAGTGGGCAGGCATATCCATCCCGGAGAGATTCTCTATGTTGATCTAAGCAGAGACGACGCGATAAGGCTCGTAAAGGAGCTTAGAGACATGCTTGACGAGACCGATATAAAAGCTTTAAAAATGATTGCAAAGGTTAAGGCAAGAGAAGACCCGTTCTGGGCGGCGCTTTGA
- the rlmD gene encoding 23S rRNA (uracil(1939)-C(5))-methyltransferase RlmD produces the protein MKAQGYIEEMSDEGLGVLKAEKPIYVPYTVVGDFVKVYKTRRRFGRIIAERFEVTEFSQLRQTPRCMHFGKCGGCLWQHIKYKEQLKLKQETFRRITGIEAEVKGSPRLFGFRNSSNFIVTTHGIGFKEYAKPLSIVDVKECPVFSNKTWDYLRTLKEFMKEENLKAWDLKGKSGDVHYLSVREGKSTDEVMINLIAHIKPNEKLAEAFRDYFSFADSLYWSFKADERDDPRGESHLIAGEPYIRERIEDVVYLIHPNSFFQANSYALPLLLKAVEGFTEGEKVLDLYSGVGTFGIWLAKRGFKVEGVEVNSFAVEMANKNAELNGVDAVFRIGKAEETPIGDYDTVVVDPPRRGLKEVAELLVKSNIENIIYVSCNPKAFKLDYEKHLEKAYQIEDAVLIDMFPHTPHVEAVVKLVRKV, from the coding sequence ATGAAAGCTCAAGGCTACATTGAAGAGATGAGCGATGAAGGTTTAGGTGTTTTAAAGGCTGAAAAACCAATTTATGTCCCTTATACTGTTGTTGGAGACTTTGTGAAAGTTTACAAAACAAGAAGGAGATTTGGGAGGATTATAGCTGAGAGGTTTGAAGTTACTGAGTTTTCTCAACTCAGACAGACTCCAAGATGCATGCATTTTGGAAAGTGTGGAGGCTGCTTGTGGCAGCACATCAAATATAAGGAACAGCTAAAACTCAAGCAGGAAACCTTTAGGAGAATTACTGGCATAGAAGCTGAAGTCAAAGGCTCACCAAGACTCTTTGGATTCAGGAATTCAAGTAACTTCATTGTAACGACTCATGGAATTGGATTTAAGGAGTATGCCAAACCCTTAAGCATCGTTGATGTCAAAGAGTGCCCTGTCTTCTCAAACAAAACTTGGGATTATCTGAGGACTTTAAAGGAGTTTATGAAGGAAGAGAATCTTAAAGCCTGGGATTTAAAAGGGAAAAGTGGAGATGTTCACTACTTGAGCGTTAGAGAGGGCAAATCTACAGACGAGGTCATGATAAACCTTATAGCCCACATTAAGCCGAATGAAAAGCTTGCGGAAGCTTTTAGGGACTACTTCTCCTTTGCAGATTCCCTCTACTGGAGCTTTAAAGCCGATGAAAGAGATGACCCAAGAGGAGAGTCACACCTTATAGCTGGGGAACCTTACATCCGCGAAAGGATTGAGGATGTGGTTTATCTAATTCACCCGAACAGTTTTTTCCAGGCAAATTCTTATGCCCTGCCTTTGTTGTTGAAAGCTGTTGAGGGCTTCACAGAAGGTGAGAAAGTTCTAGACTTATATTCGGGAGTTGGAACCTTTGGAATCTGGCTTGCTAAGAGGGGCTTTAAGGTTGAGGGAGTTGAAGTTAATTCCTTTGCAGTTGAGATGGCGAACAAAAACGCTGAACTCAACGGTGTTGATGCGGTTTTTAGAATTGGGAAGGCGGAAGAAACGCCAATCGGAGATTACGATACTGTTGTAGTTGATCCTCCAAGGAGAGGGCTTAAGGAAGTTGCGGAGCTCTTGGTAAAGAGCAACATTGAGAACATTATTTATGTTTCCTGTAATCCAAAGGCTTTCAAGCTTGACTATGAGAAACACTTAGAGAAGGCTTACCAGATTGAAGATGCTGTTTTAATCGATATGTTTCCGCATACGCCGCACGTTGAGGCTGTTGTTAAGCTGGTGAGAAAAGTTTAA